Proteins encoded by one window of Gouania willdenowi chromosome 4, fGouWil2.1, whole genome shotgun sequence:
- the LOC114462125 gene encoding tubulin alpha chain-like, giving the protein MREIISIHVGQAGVQIGNSCWELFCLEHGIQPNGQVLSNQESGGGDDSFNTFFSETGTGKRVPRALYVDLEPTVIDEVRTGTYRQLFHPDQLITGKEDAANNYARGHYTIGKEIIELVMDRTRKMADQCTGLQGFLIYHSFGGGTGSGFTSLLMERLSVDYGKKAKLEFAVYPSPQISTAVVEPYNSILTTHTTLEHSDCAFMVDNEAIYDICQRNLDIKHPSYPNLNRLMSQTVSSITSSLRFDGALNVDLTEFQTNLVPYPRIHFPMATYAPVISAEKAYHEQLSVSEITNACFEPANQMVKCDPRHGKYMACCLLYRGDVAPKDVNAAIAAIKTKRSIQFVDWCPTGFKVGINYQPPSVVPGGDLAKVQRAVCMLSNTTAISEAWARLNHKFDLMYAKRAFVHWYVGEGMEEGEFSEAREDMAALEKDYEEVGADSVEDEGEEGEEY; this is encoded by the exons aTG CGTGAGATTATTTCTATTCATGTGGGCCAAGCTGGAGTCCAGATCGGTAATTCCTGCTGGGAACTTTTCTGTCTGGAGCATGGGATTCAGCCAAACGGACAGGTGCTTTCAAACCAGGAATCTGGAGGAGGAGACGACTCCTTCAACACCTTCTTCAGTGAAACTGGGACAGGGAAACGTGTCCCCAGAGCGCTTTATGTAGACCTGGAGCCTACTGTCATCG ATGAAGTGCGAACAGGAACGTACCGTCAGctgtttcatccagatcagctCATCACAGGAAAAGAGGATGCTGCCAACAACTATGCCCGAGGACACTACACCATTGGGAAAGAGATCATAGAACTTGTTATGGATAGGACTCGTAAAATG gcggATCAGTGCACTGGCCTGCAGGGATTTCTCATCTACCACTCCTTTGGTGGAGGCACTGGCTCTGGTTTCACCTCCTTGCTGATGGAGAGGCTCTCTGTTGACTATGGTAAAAAGGCCAAGCTTGAGTTTGCTGTCTACCCATCACCCCAGATTTCCACTGCTGTAGTTGAGCCTTACAACTCCATCCTGACCACCCACACCACCTTGGAGCACTCAGACTGTGCCTTCATGGTGGACAATGAGGCCATCTACGACATCTGCCAGAGGAACCTTGATATTAAGCACCCTTCATACCCTAATCTTAACCGTCTCATGAGCCAGACCGTCTCATCAATCACATCTTCTCTTCGTTTTGATGGAGCTCTGAATGTTGATCTGACAGAGTTTCAGACCAACTTGGTGCCTTACCCTCGTATCCACTTCCCAATGGCCACCTATGCCCCGGTCATCTCTGCTGAGAAAGCCTACCATGAGCAGCTGTCTGTGTCTGAAATCACAAACGCCTGCTTCGAGCCAGCCAATCAGATGGTGAAGTGTGATCCTCGCCATGGTAAATACATGGCCTGCTGTCTGCTGTATCGAGGTGATGTGGCGCCAAAAGACGTCAACGCTGCCATTGCAGCCATTAAGACCAAACGCTCCATCCAGTTTGTGGACTGGTGCCCCACTGGCTTCAAGGTGGGCATCAACTACCAGCCTCCCTCTGTGGTTCCTGGAGGAGACCTGGCCAAAGTGCAGAGGGCCGTTTGCATGCTGAGCAACACCACTGCCATCTCTGAGGCCTGGGCCAGACTAAACCACAAGTTTGACCTCATGTACGCCAAGAGAGCCTTTGTCCACTGGTATGTTGGAGAGGGAATGGAGGAGGGAGAATTCTCAGAGGCCAGAGAGGACATGGCTGCCCTGGAGAAAGATTATGAAGAAGTTGGCGCTGATAGTGTGGAAGATGAGGGAGAGGAAGGAGAAGAATATTAA